A region from the Lytechinus variegatus isolate NC3 chromosome 6, Lvar_3.0, whole genome shotgun sequence genome encodes:
- the LOC121417863 gene encoding uncharacterized protein LOC121417863, which yields MATNFNPEQCEGKDCQSITDVTYYVEEKKRLCDDCASKEGCISRVKRGGPNIYCEEHDEKVKLYCKSHGVPLCYSCAMIKHLQPCERQYINNAIKYSRARLTVLKEKGRDKLKEGRLYEDEIDQCTKDTDTHLQALRDEVNYIIMDAITTDKVKEKMEADKINQDFDGKNQTLQEEIMKINEKIRKNNEEREKQLGLIHTNTQIRQRHMDNKKIGLHRDIDNIVKEKDRKIKQFMKSLQDYTKTIENAIQTIDTVLEDDKNIVKDGHSVNMSVSDKLKKPLYENAVKQITDRISGVRFVKGVGRENYDGMIGGYDSEWMLSDTINDKDEIKDPFIVGSIDEWNVIITDRALGSQHTYMLDMNTKHIQRVITGTDTSLVVSCALLNDDKIVCGRRYKGCTGDSSTGCIRVYDKQWMRINDVTIPRNTTNDISWVYVAVDRDGMIIATEWGQSKIYVINPADSKIMNTITCKQNVVMRCVLSSGHIIAQPYPPGKRVLIIDRQGGQKEIPHSDVIWNVSVDPITDDLYVVTSYDECKTCMIDQVTSENEVRMRRVTSFPLSTRLTGKDDRLKHLPLSRVMISSSSKIIACDGDSILVFEKRLSF from the coding sequence ATGGCAACTAACTTCAACCCAGAACAATGTGAAGGAAAGGACTGTCAATCAATCACAGATGTGACGTACTAtgtggaggagaagaagagactCTGTGATGACTGCGCCTCTAAAGAAGGATGCATCTCAAGAGTGAAAAGGGGTGGgccaaatatttattgtgaagaacatgatgaaaaggtaaaattatattgtaaatcTCATGGCGTTCCATTGTGTTATTCATGCGCTATGATCAAACATCTACAGCCTTGCGAGAgacaatatataaataatgcAATAAAATACAGTAGGGCGAGGCTAACAGTtctaaaagaaaaagggagggacAAATTGAAAGAAGGTCGTCTGtatgaagatgaaattgacCAATGCACGAAAGACACAGACACCCATCTACAGGCTTTGAGAGATGAAGTTAATTACATAATCATGGATGCGATCACCACAGATAAAGTCAAGGAGAAGATGGAGGCTGACAAAATCAACCAAGATTTTGATGGTAAGAATCAAACACTTCAAGAAGAGATTATGAAGATTAATGAGAAGATTCGAAAGaacaatgaagagagagagaaacaactTGGATTAATCCATACAAATACACAGATTAGACAAAGACACATGGACAATAAGAAGATTGGTCTTCATAGAGACATTGATAACATTGTTAAAGAGAAGGATAGGAAGATCAAACAGTTCATGAAATCATTGCAGGATTACACAAAAACAATAGAGAATGCAATACAGACCATAGATACAGTACTAgaagatgataaaaatattgttaaagATGGTCATAGTGTGAACATGTCAGTGAGTGATAAACTAAAGAAACCACTTTATGAGAATGCTGTGAAACAAATCACTGATAGAATATCAGGtgtgaggtttgtgaagggTGTTGGGAGAGAGAATTATGATGGTATGATTGGTGGGTATGATAGCGAGTGGATGCTTAGTGATACAATCaatgataaagatgaaattAAAGACCCATTCATTGTGGGTTCAATAGATGAATGGAATGTGATCATCACTGACAGAGCCTTAGGTAGCCAGCATACATACATGCTAGATATGAACACTAAACACATCCAGAGAGTGATAACAGGTACTGATACATCATTGGTAGTCTCCTGTGCattactgaatgatgacaagatAGTATGTGGTAGACGCTATAAAGGTTGTACAGGAGACAGTTCGACTGGATGCATTAGGGTGTATGACAAACAATGGATGCGcatcaatgacgtcacaataccaaGAAACACAACGAACGATATCTCATGGGTGTATGTAGCTGTTGACCGTGATGGGATGATCATTGCTACTGAGTGGGGTCAGTCTAAGATATACGTCATCAACCCAGCTGATAGTAAGATCATGAATACCATCACATGTAAACAGAATGTAGTGATGCGATGTGTGCTATCATCAGGTCACATCATCGCTCAACCTTACCCTCCGGGTAAGAGAGTACTCATCATAGACAGACAGGGTGGTCAAAAGGAAATCCCCCACAGTGATGTCATTTGGAATGTCAGTGTTGATCCTATAACAGACGACCTCTACGTTGTGACATCATATGATGAGTGCAAGACGTGTATGATTGATCAGGTGACGAGTGAGAATGAAGTGAGGATGAGAAGAGTGACGTCATTCCCTCTATCAACTAGACTGACTGGTAAGGATGATAGGTTGAAACACCTTCCATTATCTCGTGTAATGATCTCATCATCAAGCAAGATAATTGCTTGTGATGGAGATAGTATTCTCGTCTTCGAAAAGCGACTCTCATTCTAA